One window of the Trifolium pratense cultivar HEN17-A07 linkage group LG2, ARS_RC_1.1, whole genome shotgun sequence genome contains the following:
- the LOC123909227 gene encoding WD repeat-containing protein 44-like, translating to MGSFSDQDCWFFDAQEDVVSIRDANSDNDDDDDDKGVSVSVDFDYDVWVRSPKSVRERRRKFMKSMGMSIDGIVVDNLLDVEKEEMIDRVRDSCDSEEEFSSSRLSLSRCSSGSSVEEFGLVDSNLPCQDGNLEKGIGANVDKEGGRKIIDGLDQLVVANKFDDSVNVDVPGVATREFEDTNGDVDTRMMNKATRGWFRRLKSMTCMVDSQGEGGDDNGKEGRMKISGCRLQKVKVRSCKKKMKELSSLYLRQDIQAHKGSILTMKFSPDGQYLATGGEDGVVRLWQVVEEDRCNETHIPEIDPSCIYFTVNNLSQLTPLFVDKEKLIKQKSVRKTSDSACAIFPPKIFRLLEKPLREFRGHRSEVLDLSWSKKNYLLSSSVDKTVRLWQVNHDHCFKVFSHSNYVTSIQFNPVDEDYFISGSIDGKVRIWTIPDCQVVDWTDVKDIVTAVCYRPDGQGGIVGSLEGDCRFYKISDNHLQLDSHVCLIGKKKLPGRGITGFQFLPQDSNKVMVTCADSQVRILDGLNVICKYKSLNTGSPMCASFTSDGKHILSACEDSNVYLWNVNQEESIPTKSTKVRSSERFFSNASVAVPWHGLTAQITENEQLNILDKKSPQVAIQLHPNPPASFSLGQEFFLESFPKGSATWPEEKLPIPSSKTKKTSLLRKSEYKFLKSSCKSTVCAHAWGMVIVTAGWDGRIKSFQNYGLPAAPV from the exons ATGGGTAGTTTCAGTGATCAGGATTGTTGGTTTTTTGATGCTCAAGAGGATGTTGTGTCCATTAGGGATGCAAATtctgataatgatgatgatgatgatgataaaggGGTGTCTGTGTCTGttgattttgattatgatgTTTGGGTTCGGAGTCCGAAGAGTGTGAGAGAGCGTAGGAGGAAGTTTATGAAGAGTATGGGAATGAGTATAGATGGAATTGTAGTTGATAATTTACTAGATGTTGAGAAGGAAGAGATGATAGATAGAGTAAGAGATAGTTGTGATTCTGAAGAGGAATTCAGTTCAAGTCGGTTGTCATTGTCTCGGTGTTCTAGCGGTAGTTCGGTAGAGGAGTTTGGTTTAGTGGATAGTAACTTGCCGTGTCAAGATGGAAATTTAGAGAAGGGAATAGGGGCTAATGTGGATAAAGAGGGGGGACGGAAGATTATCGATGGTTTAGATCAGTTGGTGGTTGCTAACAAATTTGATGATTCGGTGAATGTCGATGTCCCTGGGGTGGCTACTAGGGAGTTTGAGGATACAAACGGTGATGTGGATACTAGAATGATGAATAAGGCAACAAGGGGTTGGTTTAGAAGATTGAAATCAATGACGTGTATGGTTGATAGTCAAGGGGAAGGTGGCGATGATAATGGGAAAGAAGGGAGAATGAAAATCTCCGGGTGTAGGCTTCAAAAAGTAAAGGTCCGTTCgtgtaaaaagaaaatgaaggaaCTTTCATCGCTTTACTTGAGGCAAGATATTCAAGCACACAAAGGTTCGATTTTGACCATGAAATTCAGTCCTGATGGGCAGTATCTTGCCACTGGTGGTGAAGATGGGGTTGTTCGTTTGTGGCAAGTGGTTGAGGAGGATCGATGTAATGAAACTCACATTCCAGAAATTGACCCCTCGTGCATTTACTTTACGGTGAATAATCTCTCTCAATTGACACCATTGTTTGTGGATAAGGAAAAACTTATCAAACAGAAGAGTGTGAGAAAAACATCAGATTCAGCTTGTGCCATTTTTCCGCCTAAGATCTTTCGGTTGTTGGAAAAACCATTGCGTGAGTTCCGTGGGCATAGAAGTGAAGTTTTGGATCTCTCTTGGTCAAAGAAGAAT TATCTTCTCTCATCTTCGGTTGACAAAACTGTCCGACTATGGCAAGTGAATCATGACCATTGCTTCAAAGTGTTTTCACACAGTAATTACG TGACAAGCATACAATTCAATCCGGTTGATGAAGATTATTTCATTAGTGGATCTATAGACGGAAAAGTTCGCATCTGGACAATTCCTGATTGTCAGGTTGTTGATTGGACTGATGTCAAAGATATAGTGACAGCAGTATGTTATCGGCCTGATGGGCag GGAGGGATTGTTGGCTCTTTGGAAGGAGATTGTCGGTTTTATAAAATATCAG ATAATCACTTGCAGTTAGATTCCCATGTATGCTTAATTGGTAAAAAGAAACTTCCGGGAAGAGGGATAACTGGCTTTCAG tTTCTTCCTCAAGATTCTAACAAAGTTATGGTTACTTGTGCTGATTCACAAGTCAGAATCCTTGATGGGCTTAATGTGATTTGCAAATACAAAA gcCTGAACACAGGTAGTCCAATGTGTGCATCGTTTACTTCGGACGGGAAACATATTTTATCAGCATGCGAGGACTCGAATGTATATTTATGGAACGTTAATCAGGAAGAGTCTATTCCCACGAAATCTACAAAGGTTAGGTCTTCTGAGCGGTTTTTCTCAAACGCATCCGTTGCAGTGCCTTGGCATGGTTTGACAGCTCAAATCACTGAAAATGAACAATTGAATATCTTGGATAAAAAATCACCTCAAGTTGCTATACAATTACACCCAAATCCACCTGCTTCTTTCTCTCTAGGCCAAGAATTTTTCTTGGAGTCTTTTCCAAAAGGATCTGCAACCTGGCCCGAAGAGAAGCTTCCCATTCCGAGCTCTAAGACTAAGAAAACATCATTGCTACGTAAATCCGAATACAAGTTCTTGAAATCTTCTTGCAAGAGTACCGTCTGTGCTCATGCGTGGGGTATGGTCATTGTGACTGCAGGCTGGGACGGGAGGATAAAATCGTTCCAAAATTATGGGCTACCTGCTGCACCTGTTTGA